Proteins co-encoded in one Dasypus novemcinctus isolate mDasNov1 chromosome 6, mDasNov1.1.hap2, whole genome shotgun sequence genomic window:
- the ITPRIP gene encoding inositol 1,4,5-trisphosphate receptor-interacting protein → MAVGLFRVCLVVVTAIINHPLLFPRENATVPENEDEIIRKMQAHQEKLQLEQLRLEEEVARLAAEKEALEVAAEEEQQQNESRVAWDLWSTLCMILFLMIEVWRQDHQDAPSPECLGGDEEELPGLGGTPLRGLTLPNKATLGHFYERCIRGATADAARTREFVEGFVDDLLEALRSLCNRDVDMEVEDFIGVDSMYENWQVDRPLLCDLFVPFTPPEPYRFHPELWWASRSVPLDRQGYGQIKVVRASEDALGCICGKTKLGEDMLCLLHGKNHKVQPSGEMEDLLCAKDSPYLDTLQVMKWFQTALTKAWHRIARKYEFDLAFGQLDTPGSLKIKFRSGKFMPFNLIPVIQCDDSDLYFVSHLPREPSRGTPASSTDWLLSFAVYERHFLRMTSKALPEGACHLSCLQIASFLLSKQGRLTGPSGLSTYHLKTALLHLLLSHRATNWKAARLDACLHDLLCFLEKSLLEKKLHHFFIGNHKVPEALGLPEAVRRAEPLNLFRPFVLQRSLYRKTVDSFYEMLKNAPALISEYSLHVPPDHANLPPKAVIL, encoded by the coding sequence ATGGCTGTCGGGCTCTTCCGGGTGTGCCTGGTAGTGGTGACGGCCATCATCAACCACCCGCTGCTGTTCCCGCGGGAGAACGCCACGGTCCCCGAGAACGAGGACGAGATCATCCGCAAGATGCAGGCGCACCAGGAGAAGCTGCAGCTGGAGCAGCTGCGCCTTGAGGAGGAGGTGGCGCGGCTGGCGGCCGAGAAGGAGGCCCTGGAGGTGGCGGCCGAGGAGGAGCAGCAGCAGAACGAGAGCCGTGTGGCCTGGGACCTCTGGAGCACGCTCTGCATGATCCTCTTCCTGATGATCGAGGTGTGGCGGCAGGACCACCAGGACGCCCCCTCGCCCGAATGCCTGGGCGGCGACGAGGAGGAGCTGCCCGGCCTGGGGGGCACCCCCCTGCGGGGCCTCACCCTGCCCAACAAGGCCACGCTGGGCCACTTCTATGAGCGCTGCATCCGGGGGGCCACGGCCGATGCCGCCCGCACCCGGGAGTTCGTGGAGGGCTTCGTGGATGACCTGCTAGAAGCCCTGAGGAGCCTCTGCAACCGGGATGTGGACATGGAGGTGGAGGACTTCATCGGCGTGGACAGCATGTACGAGAACTGGCAGGTGGACAGGCCCCTGCTGTGTGACCTCTTTGTGCCCTTCACGCCCCCCGAGCCCTACCGCTTCCACCCGGAGCTCTGGTGGGCCAGTCGCTCGGTGCCCCTGGATCGCCAGGGCTATGGCCAGATCAAGGTGGTCCGGGCCAGTGAGGACGCCCTGGGCTGTATCTGCGGCAAGACCAAGCTCGGGGAAGACATGCTGTGCCTGCTCCACGGCAAAAACCACAAAGTGCAGCCCAGCGGCGAGATGGAAGACCTGCTGTGTGCCAAAGACTCCCCATACCTGGACACACTACAGGTCATGAAGTGGTTCCAGACAGCTCTCACCAAGGCCTGGCACCGCATCGCCCGCAAGTACGAGTTTGACCTGGCCTTTGGCCAGCTGGACACCCCGGGGTCCCTGAAGATCAAGTTCCGCTCAGGGAAGTTCATGCCCTTCAACCTGATTCCTGTGATCCAGTGTGATGACTCGGACCTGTACTTTGTCTCCCACCTGCCCCGGGAGCCCTCCCGGGGGACCCCAGCGTCCAGCACTGACTGGCTCCTGTCCTTTGCTGTCTACGAGCGACACTTCCTCAGGATGACATCGAAGGCACTGCCCGAGGGCGCCTGCCACCTCAGCTGCTTGCAGATCGCCTCCTTCCTGCTGTCCAAGCAGGGCCGCCTGACCGGCCCCAGCGGACTCAGCACCTACCACCTGAAGACAGCCCTGCTGCACCTGCTGCTCTCCCACCGGGCCACCAACTGGAAGGCCGCGCGGCTCGACGCTTGCCTGCATGACCTGctctgcttcctggagaagagCCTGCTCGAGAAGAAGCTCCATCACTTCTTCATCGGCAACCACAAGGTGCCCGAGGCCCTGGGACTCCCCGAGGCCGTGCGCAGGGCCGAGCCTCTCAACCTCTTCCGGCCCTTTGTCCTGCAGCGAAGCCTCTACCGGAAGACCGTGGACTCCTTCTACGAGATGCTCAAGAACGCTCCGGCACTCATTAGCGAGTATTCCCTGCATGTCCCCCCAGACCATGCCAACCTGCCCCCAAAAGCTGTCATCTTGTAG